A genomic segment from Alistipes senegalensis JC50 encodes:
- a CDS encoding ROK family protein: protein MKENIIGVDIGGTKCAVTYGQQEGNRVTILDKECFRTSDVARTIEQLKTSIRNVMGRHGLDAGNTRAIGISCGGPLDSRTGVVMSPPNLPGWDNIPIVEIFGKEFGIRTAIHNDANACALAEWQFGAGAGTRNMVFLTFGTGLGAGLILDGRIYTGTNDNAGELGHIRLSDFGPVGYGKCGSFEGFCSGGGIRQLAQFAVKERLQMGEKVAWCPEGDTDRIDARLVAQAAADGDALAMEIYRTSARYLGRGLSIVIDLINPEMIVIGSIYARNESLMKPYMEEVVAREALSHARRVCRVVPAALGEAIGDYAALSVAANA from the coding sequence ATGAAAGAAAACATCATCGGCGTCGACATCGGAGGCACCAAATGCGCCGTCACCTACGGACAGCAGGAGGGCAACCGGGTAACGATCCTCGATAAGGAGTGTTTCCGCACCTCCGACGTCGCCCGGACCATAGAGCAGCTCAAAACCAGCATCCGGAACGTCATGGGACGCCACGGCCTCGACGCGGGCAACACCCGGGCCATCGGCATCAGCTGCGGAGGCCCGCTGGACAGCCGCACGGGTGTGGTGATGTCGCCCCCCAACCTGCCCGGCTGGGACAACATCCCCATCGTCGAAATCTTCGGAAAGGAGTTCGGCATCCGCACCGCCATCCACAACGACGCCAACGCCTGCGCGCTGGCCGAATGGCAGTTCGGAGCCGGGGCGGGCACCCGGAACATGGTCTTCCTGACCTTCGGCACGGGCCTCGGCGCCGGGCTGATCCTCGACGGACGCATCTACACCGGAACCAACGACAACGCCGGGGAGCTGGGGCACATCCGCCTGAGCGATTTCGGGCCCGTGGGTTACGGCAAATGCGGCTCGTTCGAAGGATTCTGCAGCGGCGGCGGCATCCGCCAGCTGGCGCAGTTCGCCGTAAAGGAGCGCCTGCAGATGGGCGAAAAGGTCGCGTGGTGCCCCGAGGGCGATACCGACAGGATCGACGCCCGGCTGGTGGCACAGGCCGCCGCAGACGGCGACGCCCTGGCGATGGAAATCTACCGCACTTCGGCCCGCTACCTGGGCAGGGGGCTGTCGATCGTCATCGACCTGATCAACCCCGAGATGATCGTCATCGGCAGCATCTACGCCCGCAACGAGAGCCTGATGAAACCCTATATGGAGGAGGTCGTCGCCCGCGAAGCGCTCTCCCACGCCCGGCGTGTCTGCCGCGTGGTTCCCGCGGCGTTGGGCGAGGCGATCGGCGACTATGCGGCGCTGTCGGTGGCCGCCAACGCATAA
- a CDS encoding SIS domain-containing protein gives MKRQIIEHSLREANDALADFLASPRTLPTMEAIVDTMAEALRSGCKIMSCGNGGSLCDAAHFAEELTGRFRENRRPLAAMAINDPAYMTCVGNDFSFGDIFVRWVEAFGKPGDVLLAISTSGNSQNVVAAAAAARRLGMKVVALTAEGPSRLAETADVALLAPRTPHSDRIQEIHIKVIHIVIEALEKELGF, from the coding sequence ATGAAACGGCAGATTATCGAACACAGCCTCCGCGAGGCGAACGACGCGCTGGCGGATTTCCTCGCCTCGCCCCGGACCCTTCCGACGATGGAGGCGATCGTAGACACAATGGCCGAAGCGCTCCGCAGCGGCTGCAAGATCATGAGCTGCGGCAACGGCGGTTCGCTGTGCGACGCCGCCCATTTCGCCGAGGAGCTCACCGGACGTTTCCGCGAGAACCGACGCCCGCTGGCGGCCATGGCCATCAACGATCCGGCCTACATGACCTGCGTGGGCAACGACTTCTCGTTCGGGGACATTTTCGTCCGCTGGGTCGAGGCGTTCGGCAAACCCGGCGACGTGCTGCTGGCCATCTCGACCAGCGGCAATTCGCAGAACGTCGTCGCCGCGGCCGCGGCGGCCCGCCGCCTGGGCATGAAGGTCGTGGCGCTCACCGCCGAAGGCCCCTCCCGGCTGGCCGAAACGGCCGACGTGGCGCTTCTGGCCCCCCGCACGCCCCATTCGGACCGCATTCAGGAGATACACATCAAAGTTATCCACATCGTGATCGAAGCCCTCGAAAAAGAGCTGGGCTTCTGA
- a CDS encoding Ig-like domain-containing protein, whose translation MKKIFSAIAVLTAFATVAVSCSDDDTKEVETIPVAEVKVTPATGSVVAGTTLTLKAEVLPENATDKSVKWISRTPETATVDESTGVVTGVAEGEAVIMALCGGKNGKATLTVTPAPIRVEKIELSKTELALFVGKTEKLTYTINPENATNQEAAWDSSDKTVATIADDGTVTALTEGTTDITLTIDEKTATCKVTVSSPAIEGITIPYLSEIQGNTVTMTAPGFKAGDKVKIEAVAGDEYSAEADVANVTAQNATFELPAAASRDRSYKLTVLRGGVKQAEAYLHPDDQFVAIPYHLGYYLTGEDEVVPTDPSMRANEEGITRRSYMPGRIVDYNEETKEFRVWKKDAALAGFTAETLDLTYATGVTSIKPLTDLYGPLTSVNRVYVANSSIESLDMTQFPNATLLHAWGDAGSGLNKIASINFGTYTDDEHACKVTQMYLSSQSLTGTIDLRNCIALNELRLDGNQLEGINLGTANGDSSDKDRMLVVYSISAKNNKLKEIDISNCGRLRQLWLDGNKIERARLLNNALGEGYNSQRPDSWFPYMYILKNKEDFTITWATAADAEGRERHIDVEHYWYRNLSSANKGENGEKPGYDKWVDNNPVIQALKDGFTVTDWSYALEGYDGGGVKIKHTHTTIDDLCPAEQDAE comes from the coding sequence ATGAAAAAAATCTTTTCCGCCATTGCCGTCCTGACGGCATTCGCAACGGTCGCCGTCTCGTGCAGCGACGACGACACGAAAGAAGTCGAGACAATTCCCGTCGCCGAAGTCAAGGTCACCCCGGCGACCGGCAGCGTCGTCGCAGGGACCACCCTCACCCTGAAAGCCGAAGTGCTGCCCGAGAACGCTACGGACAAGAGCGTGAAGTGGATATCCCGCACGCCGGAAACCGCTACGGTAGACGAATCGACAGGCGTCGTGACCGGCGTGGCCGAGGGTGAAGCCGTGATCATGGCACTCTGCGGCGGCAAAAACGGCAAGGCGACGCTCACCGTCACCCCGGCCCCGATCCGTGTCGAAAAGATCGAACTCTCGAAGACCGAACTGGCCCTGTTCGTCGGCAAGACCGAGAAACTGACCTACACGATCAACCCCGAGAACGCCACCAACCAGGAAGCCGCATGGGATTCGAGCGACAAGACGGTTGCGACCATCGCCGACGACGGTACCGTGACGGCCCTGACCGAAGGTACGACGGACATCACCCTGACCATCGACGAGAAGACCGCGACCTGCAAGGTGACCGTATCGAGTCCCGCGATCGAAGGCATAACGATACCCTACCTGAGCGAAATTCAAGGCAATACCGTCACAATGACCGCTCCGGGCTTCAAGGCCGGCGACAAGGTGAAGATCGAGGCGGTGGCCGGAGATGAATACAGCGCCGAAGCCGATGTCGCCAACGTAACCGCCCAGAATGCGACGTTCGAACTGCCTGCCGCCGCATCGCGCGACCGTTCCTACAAGCTGACCGTGCTACGCGGCGGCGTGAAACAGGCCGAAGCCTACTTGCATCCGGACGATCAATTCGTAGCGATACCCTATCATCTGGGCTATTACCTGACGGGCGAGGACGAAGTGGTTCCCACCGATCCCTCGATGCGTGCCAACGAAGAGGGTATTACCCGCCGCAGCTACATGCCGGGCAGGATCGTCGATTACAACGAGGAGACCAAAGAGTTCCGGGTATGGAAAAAGGATGCCGCCCTCGCCGGCTTCACCGCCGAGACGCTCGACCTCACCTATGCGACAGGAGTCACTTCGATCAAACCGCTGACCGACCTCTACGGGCCTCTGACGAGCGTGAACCGCGTCTACGTCGCCAACTCGTCGATCGAATCGCTCGACATGACCCAGTTCCCCAACGCCACGCTGCTGCACGCCTGGGGCGACGCAGGATCGGGGCTCAACAAGATCGCAAGCATCAATTTCGGCACTTATACCGATGACGAGCACGCCTGCAAAGTGACGCAGATGTATCTGTCCTCGCAGTCGCTCACCGGAACCATCGACCTGCGCAACTGCATCGCCCTGAACGAACTGAGGCTCGACGGCAATCAGCTCGAAGGCATCAACCTCGGCACGGCCAACGGCGACAGCTCGGACAAGGACCGCATGCTGGTCGTATATTCGATCAGCGCGAAAAACAACAAGCTCAAAGAGATCGACATCTCGAACTGCGGCCGTCTGCGCCAGCTCTGGCTCGACGGCAACAAGATCGAACGGGCTCGCCTGCTGAACAACGCCCTGGGCGAAGGCTACAACAGCCAGCGTCCCGACTCGTGGTTCCCCTACATGTACATCCTCAAAAACAAGGAGGACTTCACGATCACCTGGGCGACGGCCGCCGATGCCGAAGGCCGCGAACGCCATATCGACGTTGAACACTACTGGTACCGGAACCTGTCGTCCGCGAACAAGGGCGAGAACGGCGAAAAGCCCGGTTACGACAAATGGGTGGACAACAACCCCGTGATCCAGGCACTCAAAGACGGCTTCACCGTTACCGATTGGAGCTACGCACTGGAGGGTTACGACGGCGGCGGCGTCAAGATCAAACACACGCATACCACGATCGACGATCTCTGCCCTGCGGAACAGGATGCCGAATGA
- a CDS encoding glycoside hydrolase family 2 protein encodes MNTTFTKLTATLALLFAAGSLTAGEKSSLDGKWRLDYWPQGDTPIVSPADARQVEMKTIDATVPGNVELDLLAAGLIEQPEIGSNVYDLRPWEGYQWRYSRTFATPEHADGDRIRLNFNGIDCYADIWVNGRQVGSADNMLIEHRFDVTEALKPAGEENTLEVYIRSSVIEGRQYIPPTISINFAQVESVYARRAPHTYGWDIMPRLVSAGLWRSVELEVLKPVHLRDVHWFTTSVDVPNKQATVFLDYTISLPTSMQDGRITTEFSLSRNGKQVAMYRAKVTSHAARHILGLGDVEFWWPRGYGEPALYDAEVKLMDEAGNTLDIDRRRIGIRTVRLDFTPTHTPENPGRFCFVVNGEKIFARGSNWTPMDALHSRDTQWLDRTFGLVTDLNCNMIRCWGGNVYEDTRFYELCDENGVMVWQDFGMGCTFYSQRDEFARAIEREVTSVVMKLRSHPSIALWSGNNENDQTLTIGTLAPFRIDPNRDVVSRQVIPMVLYELDPSRSYLPSSPYWSEEVCRQGYSTALLPEDHLWGPRGYYKDPFYTNANCLFVSEIGYHGMPNRPSLEKMFPAETVYPWTDRKEFRWNEDWLTKAVRIFREWGYTPERNNLMINQVRLLFGEVPTRLDDFIFASQSVQAEAMKFFVEIYRGNKFAPKTGILWWNIRDGWPVISDAVVDYYFSPKMAYRFLRNVQRNVCVLINDAADGSHPLVATNDTRSAAEGTVRVSDAASGREIFRGSYTVGANARAEIARLPEMQGQGILLIEYTTPEGSFKNHYLYGRAPFRLDEYRKLLRKTKIYDL; translated from the coding sequence ATGAACACGACATTCACCAAACTGACCGCCACCCTCGCGCTGCTGTTCGCAGCAGGAAGTCTGACGGCCGGCGAGAAGAGTTCGCTCGACGGCAAATGGAGGCTCGACTACTGGCCCCAGGGAGACACTCCGATCGTGTCGCCTGCCGACGCCCGGCAAGTCGAGATGAAAACCATCGACGCGACCGTTCCGGGGAACGTGGAACTGGACCTGCTGGCCGCGGGGCTGATCGAGCAGCCCGAAATCGGCAGCAATGTCTACGACCTGCGCCCGTGGGAAGGTTACCAATGGCGTTACAGCCGTACGTTCGCCACCCCCGAACATGCGGACGGCGACCGCATCCGGCTCAATTTCAACGGTATCGACTGTTATGCCGACATCTGGGTCAACGGCCGTCAGGTCGGATCGGCTGACAACATGCTCATCGAACACCGCTTCGATGTGACCGAAGCGCTGAAACCCGCCGGCGAAGAAAACACGCTGGAGGTCTACATCCGTTCGTCGGTGATCGAGGGCCGCCAGTACATTCCGCCGACGATCAGCATCAATTTCGCACAAGTCGAATCGGTCTACGCACGCCGTGCACCCCACACCTACGGCTGGGACATCATGCCGCGGCTGGTGAGCGCCGGACTGTGGCGCAGCGTGGAGCTGGAGGTGCTGAAACCCGTGCATTTGCGTGACGTACACTGGTTCACGACCTCCGTGGACGTTCCCAACAAGCAGGCCACGGTCTTCCTGGACTACACAATCTCGCTGCCGACCTCGATGCAGGACGGCAGGATCACGACCGAATTTTCACTGAGCCGCAACGGCAAACAAGTGGCCATGTACCGCGCCAAGGTGACATCGCATGCCGCACGCCACATCCTCGGACTCGGGGATGTCGAGTTCTGGTGGCCTCGCGGCTATGGCGAACCGGCGCTCTACGACGCCGAGGTGAAGCTCATGGACGAAGCCGGCAATACGCTCGACATCGACCGCCGCCGCATCGGCATCCGCACCGTGCGCCTCGATTTCACCCCGACCCACACGCCCGAGAATCCGGGCCGTTTCTGCTTCGTCGTCAACGGCGAGAAAATTTTCGCCCGCGGCAGCAACTGGACCCCGATGGACGCCCTCCACAGCCGCGACACGCAATGGCTCGACCGCACGTTCGGCCTGGTCACCGACCTGAACTGCAACATGATCCGCTGCTGGGGCGGCAACGTCTACGAGGACACCCGCTTCTACGAACTATGCGACGAGAACGGCGTGATGGTGTGGCAGGACTTCGGCATGGGATGCACGTTCTACTCGCAGCGTGACGAATTCGCCCGCGCCATCGAGCGCGAAGTGACTTCCGTGGTGATGAAACTGCGCTCGCACCCCTCGATCGCCCTCTGGTCGGGCAACAACGAGAACGACCAGACGCTGACCATCGGGACGCTGGCGCCGTTCCGCATCGACCCCAACCGCGACGTGGTGTCGCGGCAGGTGATCCCGATGGTGCTCTACGAGCTCGACCCCTCGCGCAGCTACCTCCCCTCGTCGCCCTACTGGAGCGAAGAGGTCTGCCGGCAGGGCTACAGCACCGCCCTGCTGCCCGAAGACCACCTGTGGGGTCCCCGCGGCTACTACAAGGACCCGTTCTACACCAACGCCAACTGTCTTTTCGTCAGCGAAATCGGCTACCACGGCATGCCCAACCGGCCGAGCCTCGAAAAGATGTTCCCGGCCGAAACGGTCTACCCGTGGACCGACAGGAAAGAGTTCCGCTGGAATGAGGACTGGCTCACCAAGGCCGTGCGCATCTTCCGGGAGTGGGGCTATACGCCCGAGCGCAACAACCTGATGATCAACCAGGTCCGACTGCTCTTCGGCGAAGTGCCGACCCGGCTCGACGATTTCATCTTCGCGTCGCAGTCGGTGCAGGCCGAGGCGATGAAATTCTTCGTCGAGATCTACCGCGGCAACAAGTTCGCCCCGAAGACCGGCATCCTGTGGTGGAACATCCGCGACGGATGGCCCGTGATCTCCGACGCCGTGGTCGACTACTACTTCTCGCCCAAAATGGCCTACCGGTTCCTGCGCAACGTGCAGCGCAACGTCTGCGTGCTGATCAACGACGCCGCGGACGGCAGCCACCCGCTCGTCGCCACCAACGACACGCGCAGCGCCGCCGAGGGTACGGTCCGCGTCAGCGACGCGGCCTCGGGACGCGAAATCTTCCGCGGCAGCTACACCGTCGGGGCAAACGCCCGTGCGGAGATCGCCCGCCTGCCCGAAATGCAGGGCCAGGGCATCCTGCTGATCGAATACACGACGCCCGAAGGCTCGTTCAAAAACCACTATCTCTACGGCCGGGCGCCGTTCCGGCTGGACGAATACCGCAAACTGCTGCGCAAAACGAAAATATACGATCTCTAA